From a single Adhaeribacter swui genomic region:
- a CDS encoding RagB/SusD family nutrient uptake outer membrane protein produces the protein MKKILIITLLAFGFGLNSCEDKLDIVNPNQPTVEVFWKTADDAQKGVNAIYSTLHRGAISRWLPFYYIIRSDEGRSQSPATDIVNNMDQFLITDYNYGAAYDIYRDNYVGIFRANQVIANVPAIQMDETRKQQLIGEAKVLRGLFYFHLATLWGNVPLMLEPSTTADRPTTTPQAQVWAQIEKDLTEAAAALPVQYTNPDDLGRVTKGAAYALLAKAYLQQRKYNEALTPLQWLVTGEGSSIYSLMPNYRDNFLITTENNAESVFEWQFQRNPTENHDDDTDPRADNLNYGTSIAQFFAPPGIGWSDGEAQRWVVHQFLKEPTVTGQRDPRLAATFLYDSTDVRGPQFTQIYGQTFTQRYGTNNQNRVWFRKFLNDHWKNEEGYNSPNNWRYIRYADVLLMYAEALNATGNTTQAYTYVDQVRQRAGLAPLSETQPNLPQDQFLARLKTERLLELAGEGHRWNDLARWGDLGPELAQRDPAFSTFTKGKNELLPIPQQETDINPNLSQNPNY, from the coding sequence ATGAAAAAGATACTGATCATTACCTTGCTAGCTTTTGGTTTCGGATTAAACAGTTGCGAGGATAAGTTAGATATTGTAAACCCAAACCAACCCACGGTAGAAGTTTTCTGGAAGACCGCCGATGACGCCCAAAAAGGCGTGAACGCTATTTACAGCACCTTGCACCGGGGCGCCATCTCGCGTTGGTTGCCCTTTTACTACATCATTCGATCCGACGAAGGCCGCAGCCAAAGTCCAGCTACCGACATCGTGAACAACATGGACCAGTTTTTAATTACCGATTATAACTACGGCGCGGCTTACGATATTTACCGGGATAATTACGTGGGCATTTTCCGGGCGAACCAGGTAATTGCCAATGTGCCGGCCATTCAGATGGATGAGACCCGGAAGCAGCAATTAATCGGCGAAGCCAAAGTATTACGTGGTTTGTTTTATTTTCATCTGGCTACCTTATGGGGCAACGTGCCGCTTATGCTGGAACCCTCTACTACTGCTGATCGGCCAACAACCACGCCGCAGGCGCAGGTATGGGCGCAAATTGAAAAAGATTTAACCGAAGCCGCTGCCGCTTTACCTGTACAGTACACCAACCCCGACGATTTAGGCCGGGTAACCAAAGGTGCGGCTTATGCTTTACTGGCAAAAGCTTATCTGCAGCAACGGAAGTACAACGAAGCGCTCACCCCTTTGCAATGGCTGGTAACCGGCGAAGGCAGCAGCATTTACAGCTTAATGCCCAACTACCGCGACAATTTTTTAATTACCACCGAAAACAACGCGGAGTCCGTATTCGAATGGCAATTTCAACGGAACCCTACCGAAAACCACGACGACGACACTGATCCCCGGGCCGATAATTTAAATTACGGTACATCCATTGCCCAGTTTTTTGCCCCACCGGGCATTGGCTGGTCCGATGGCGAAGCGCAACGCTGGGTAGTGCACCAATTTTTAAAAGAACCAACTGTAACCGGTCAAAGAGACCCGCGTTTAGCCGCTACATTCCTGTACGATTCTACGGATGTGCGCGGTCCGCAATTTACCCAGATTTACGGTCAGACTTTTACGCAGCGCTACGGCACCAATAACCAGAACCGGGTATGGTTCCGCAAGTTTTTGAACGATCATTGGAAAAACGAAGAAGGCTACAACTCGCCCAATAACTGGCGCTACATCCGTTACGCCGATGTGCTGCTCATGTACGCCGAAGCCTTAAACGCTACCGGCAACACCACGCAGGCCTATACCTACGTAGACCAGGTACGGCAGCGGGCCGGCTTAGCGCCTTTATCGGAAACTCAACCTAATTTACCGCAGGATCAGTTTCTGGCGCGGTTAAAAACAGAAAGATTACTCGAATTAGCCGGCGAAGGCCACCGCTGGAACGACCTGGCCCGCTGGGGTGATCTCGGCCCGGAACTGGCCCAACGTGATCCGGCGTTCAGCACGTTTACCAAAGGCAAAAACGAATTACTCCCCATTCCGCAACAAGAAACAGATATTAACCCGAACCTAAGCCAGAATCCTAATTATTAG
- a CDS encoding SusC/RagA family TonB-linked outer membrane protein, producing the protein MRNLLPPLFAALVVFRLERGRPSMAALWPMLAFALFFSSNLYAQTSVTGTVSGTNGEGLPGVTVLLKGSTNGTTTDVGGNYTLSVPAGQENGTLTFSFIGYTSQEVPLNNRTTVNVTLAEDTKALQEVVVIGYQTVRKQDLTGAVSVINPAAANRVATNSVAESLQGLAPGVTVRNSGAPGQMARIEVRGAASFANTDPLYVIDGMIADANTTINNNDIESIQVLKDASAAAIYGARAANGVVIITTKQGKEGPAKVSLSARYGVQYIPKRYDVMNSSDFAAMQRTQYENSGQTPPASVGSAFNPNINTDWQDEVMRTGNVQDYNLSLSGGSKTGTYLISASYFTNKGVLIGNSFDRGTLRVNTRSTKGRITFGENLVLSNSNTRDIPGTNTTEINPFYNAPQMLPIIPVRDPSYVNATNPTGWGFGRVDAVTYVSNPVAIVDLNPRKFNYAKLVGNAFVDVKIADWLTYRFNTGAEVSFDHYNEIRKLGVWEFNAAPRNSSVDEDRSRYLNLLLENTLNFNKTFGVHSINGVVGVTQQHITRENTSGGRSDLQLYNNQYLTTIGSASGTSVAGGGRPIDYRLFGYLGRIIYSYNDKYLLTLTGRIDQDSRFSEKNRTGFFPSVAAGWRISKENFFNVGWVSDLKLNASYGQLGIVTLNSWDYTAFINNSPRAIFGPNQTPFVGSTQAQVINENLKWEERTVRNIGIDAGFLNNSLVVSLEAYNSLSKDNLLQLSVPGYLGNLRGDPFANAGSIRNKGIEFSATYRNSNRPLKWDVSGNFTTIRNEVESVGFQGEGINYIQSGNTRTQVGRSLGEWYLLQTDGLFQTQEEVNNYVNSAGVRIQPNAKPGDVRYIDQNGDGTINSDDRTFRGSPWPKLQTGAQFNASYKQFSLNLQLVGVFGYKIYNDVRRSLDSYQQTNFRSDINPWSPTNTDTSDPRIALNTEQGIIDNNRGESDRWLENGSYVRMRNVELGYNVPPTFLSRAGIQNARVFISGQNLFTITKYSGLDPDVVGNPDPNNAQVRILQRGVDLGNWPASRVFSLGVQCDF; encoded by the coding sequence ATGAGAAACCTCTTACCCCCTTTATTTGCTGCATTGGTTGTTTTTCGTTTAGAACGAGGCCGACCATCTATGGCTGCTCTCTGGCCCATGCTGGCTTTTGCTTTGTTTTTCAGCAGCAACCTGTACGCACAAACTTCCGTGACCGGTACGGTTTCAGGTACCAACGGTGAAGGCTTACCCGGTGTAACGGTATTATTAAAAGGCAGTACCAACGGCACCACTACCGATGTTGGCGGTAATTATACCCTTTCTGTGCCGGCGGGTCAGGAAAACGGCACCCTTACTTTTTCCTTTATTGGCTATACCAGCCAGGAAGTGCCACTTAACAATCGCACTACCGTAAACGTAACCTTAGCCGAAGATACCAAAGCCCTGCAGGAAGTAGTAGTTATTGGTTATCAAACCGTGCGGAAGCAAGATTTAACCGGCGCGGTTTCCGTAATCAATCCAGCAGCCGCTAACCGGGTAGCTACCAACTCCGTGGCCGAATCGTTGCAAGGTTTGGCGCCTGGGGTTACGGTGCGCAACAGCGGCGCTCCCGGCCAGATGGCCCGCATTGAAGTGCGCGGCGCCGCCAGTTTTGCCAACACCGACCCGCTGTACGTGATCGACGGTATGATTGCCGATGCCAATACCACCATTAACAACAACGACATTGAATCCATCCAGGTGTTAAAAGATGCCTCTGCGGCGGCTATTTACGGCGCCCGGGCAGCCAACGGGGTTGTAATTATTACTACCAAACAAGGCAAAGAAGGTCCGGCTAAAGTTTCCTTGTCGGCGCGGTACGGGGTACAGTACATTCCGAAACGCTACGACGTAATGAACAGCTCCGACTTTGCCGCCATGCAGCGCACCCAATACGAAAACTCTGGCCAAACGCCTCCGGCCAGCGTAGGCTCGGCCTTTAACCCCAACATTAACACCGATTGGCAAGACGAGGTCATGCGCACCGGTAACGTGCAGGATTACAATTTGTCTTTATCGGGTGGTTCTAAAACGGGCACATATTTAATATCCGCCAGCTATTTTACCAACAAAGGCGTTCTCATTGGCAACTCTTTCGACCGGGGAACTTTACGCGTGAATACCCGCAGCACCAAGGGCCGCATTACCTTCGGCGAAAACTTAGTACTTTCTAACTCCAACACCCGCGATATTCCGGGCACCAATACCACCGAAATCAATCCGTTTTACAATGCGCCCCAAATGTTACCCATTATTCCGGTCCGCGACCCGAGTTACGTAAATGCTACAAACCCTACGGGCTGGGGCTTCGGGCGAGTAGATGCGGTTACCTATGTATCTAACCCAGTGGCTATTGTGGATTTAAACCCCCGCAAATTTAATTATGCCAAACTGGTAGGGAATGCCTTTGTGGACGTAAAAATTGCCGATTGGCTAACATACCGCTTCAATACCGGGGCCGAAGTAAGTTTTGATCATTACAACGAAATCCGGAAGTTGGGCGTGTGGGAATTTAACGCCGCCCCGCGTAACAGTTCCGTAGACGAAGACCGCTCCCGTTATTTAAATCTACTACTCGAGAATACGTTAAATTTTAATAAAACATTCGGGGTGCATAGCATAAACGGCGTAGTGGGCGTTACCCAACAACACATTACCCGCGAAAATACCTCCGGTGGCCGCTCCGACTTACAGCTTTATAATAATCAGTATTTAACTACTATTGGTTCGGCCAGCGGAACTTCGGTAGCTGGCGGTGGTCGCCCGATAGATTACCGGCTTTTTGGTTACCTGGGCCGCATTATTTATTCTTATAACGATAAATACCTCTTAACCCTTACCGGCCGCATTGATCAGGATTCCCGTTTTTCGGAAAAGAACCGTACAGGTTTCTTCCCGTCGGTAGCGGCGGGCTGGCGCATCAGCAAAGAAAACTTCTTTAACGTGGGCTGGGTTAGCGATTTAAAACTGAATGCCTCGTACGGCCAGTTAGGCATTGTAACTTTAAATTCCTGGGATTATACGGCTTTTATCAACAACAGTCCGCGGGCTATTTTTGGACCTAACCAAACGCCATTTGTCGGCAGCACCCAAGCCCAGGTAATCAACGAAAACTTAAAATGGGAAGAACGCACTGTGCGAAATATCGGCATTGATGCCGGATTTTTAAATAACAGTTTAGTGGTATCGCTGGAAGCTTATAACTCTTTATCGAAAGATAATTTATTGCAATTATCCGTACCGGGATATTTAGGTAATTTGCGGGGCGATCCTTTTGCCAATGCCGGTTCTATCCGCAACAAAGGCATTGAGTTTTCGGCCACCTACCGCAACAGCAACCGCCCTTTAAAATGGGATGTAAGCGGTAACTTTACCACTATCCGGAACGAAGTAGAAAGCGTAGGTTTCCAGGGCGAAGGCATCAACTACATTCAGTCGGGCAATACCCGCACCCAGGTAGGCCGGTCGCTCGGCGAGTGGTATTTGCTGCAAACCGACGGCTTATTTCAAACCCAGGAAGAAGTGAATAACTACGTAAATTCGGCCGGTGTCCGGATTCAACCGAATGCCAAACCCGGCGATGTACGCTATATCGACCAGAACGGCGACGGCACCATTAACTCCGACGACCGGACTTTTAGAGGTTCGCCGTGGCCGAAACTGCAAACCGGCGCGCAGTTTAATGCTTCTTACAAACAATTTAGCTTAAACCTGCAGCTAGTAGGCGTATTTGGCTACAAAATCTACAACGATGTGCGCCGCTCCCTGGATTCTTATCAGCAAACCAACTTCCGGAGCGACATTAATCCCTGGTCGCCGACCAATACCGATACCAGCGACCCGCGGATTGCTTTAAATACCGAGCAAGGCATTATCGACAATAACCGCGGCGAAAGCGACCGTTGGTTAGAGAATGGCTCGTACGTGCGGATGCGGAACGTAGAACTGGGTTACAATGTGCCGCCTACCTTTTTAAGCCGGGCTGGCATCCAAAACGCCCGGGTGTTTATCAGCGGCCAGAACTTGTTTACCATTACTAAATATTCCGGCCTGGACCCCGATGTAGTAGGTAACCCCGACCCGAACAATGCCCAGGTGCGCATTCTGCAACGGGGCGTAGATTTAGGTAACTGGCCCGCCAGCCGCGTATTTTCTTTAGGTGTTCAATGCGATTTTTAA
- a CDS encoding GxxExxY protein produces MKHEETTKQIIGCAMQVHRTLGNGFQEVIYQRALAIEMQLVGLSFEREKEIGFFYRNELIETRRVDFFVEKTILVELKALIKLEDVHLAQALNYCEAYQMELGLLINFGARSLEFKRVYNKAFRQNA; encoded by the coding sequence ATGAAGCACGAAGAAACTACCAAGCAGATTATTGGCTGCGCGATGCAAGTACACCGAACACTTGGGAACGGGTTTCAGGAAGTAATCTACCAAAGAGCTTTGGCTATTGAAATGCAATTGGTTGGACTTTCTTTTGAACGGGAGAAAGAAATAGGTTTTTTTTACCGAAATGAATTAATAGAAACCAGAAGAGTAGACTTCTTTGTAGAGAAAACTATTCTGGTGGAGTTAAAAGCACTGATTAAATTAGAAGATGTTCACCTTGCCCAAGCGCTGAACTACTGCGAAGCTTACCAGATGGAATTAGGGTTACTAATTAATTTCGGGGCGAGAAGCTTAGAGTTTAAAAGAGTATACAACAAAGCCTTTCGTCAAAACGCATAA
- a CDS encoding GNAT family N-acetyltransferase: MTPTTFLRTDSDNPDFQKLVALLDQDLAIRDGAEHAFYAQYNKINMIKHAIIAYRADEPVGCGAIKQYTDDTMEVKRMYVLPEYRGQGIAAEILGELEKWADELGYAACVLETGKKQPEAIRLYQKSGYTVIPNYGQYVGVDNSVCMTKQLSEP, encoded by the coding sequence ATGACACCTACCACCTTCCTCCGCACCGATTCTGATAATCCGGATTTTCAAAAATTAGTGGCTTTACTGGATCAGGATTTAGCCATCCGGGATGGGGCCGAACACGCTTTTTATGCCCAGTACAACAAAATCAACATGATTAAACACGCGATAATAGCCTATCGCGCAGATGAGCCGGTGGGCTGCGGCGCCATCAAGCAATACACCGACGACACCATGGAAGTAAAGCGCATGTATGTGCTGCCGGAATACCGCGGCCAGGGCATTGCCGCCGAAATTCTAGGCGAACTCGAAAAATGGGCCGACGAACTAGGCTACGCCGCGTGTGTTCTGGAAACCGGTAAAAAACAACCCGAAGCCATCCGTTTGTATCAAAAGTCGGGCTATACGGTAATTCCTAACTATGGGCAATATGTAGGGGTAGATAACAGCGTGTGCATGACCAAGCAGTTATCTGAACCTTGA
- a CDS encoding Trm112 family protein, whose translation MRLETIQKLCCPFDKEDLSLQIITQDTTKNILEGVLTCGTCQRYYPIISGIPIMAPDEYRENQLEAPLLEKWKPELLQKAKPDFKLLGNNY comes from the coding sequence ATGAGACTCGAAACCATTCAGAAACTTTGCTGCCCTTTCGACAAAGAAGATTTGTCGTTGCAGATTATAACCCAGGATACCACCAAAAATATTTTGGAAGGCGTACTTACCTGCGGCACCTGCCAGCGTTACTACCCCATTATCAGCGGCATCCCCATTATGGCTCCCGACGAGTACCGCGAAAACCAGCTCGAAGCGCCACTTCTGGAGAAATGGAAGCCGGAGCTTTTGCAAAAGGCTAAACCTGATTTTAAGCTACTCGGGAATAATTATTAG
- a CDS encoding thiamine phosphate synthase gives MAQNTEIFNGIYLIVDANLAEGTLQNKLEQALKSGIHLVQLYNTENVLESKIDFICVLCHAYQVPVLVNNNWPLLQTTLVDGVHFDGIPEDLAEIKQAVNKNFYKGITCSNDLAVVQWADENQFDYISFCSLFPSSTAGACEIVAFDTIQQARAITTLPLFAAGGIYLDNLNQLADLPLSGIAVVSGIMAAPDIAATTKKYVQELKNLKKS, from the coding sequence ATGGCGCAAAACACGGAAATATTTAACGGCATCTACTTAATCGTGGATGCAAATCTGGCGGAAGGCACGCTGCAAAACAAACTGGAGCAAGCTTTAAAAAGCGGCATTCACCTGGTGCAGCTATATAACACCGAGAATGTACTGGAATCCAAAATCGATTTTATCTGCGTATTGTGCCATGCTTACCAGGTACCGGTTCTGGTAAATAACAACTGGCCTTTGCTGCAAACCACGCTAGTAGATGGGGTTCATTTTGACGGCATCCCGGAAGATTTAGCAGAAATAAAGCAGGCCGTTAACAAAAACTTTTACAAAGGCATTACCTGTTCCAACGATTTAGCCGTGGTGCAATGGGCTGACGAAAACCAGTTCGACTACATTTCGTTTTGCTCGCTTTTCCCCTCGTCCACCGCGGGTGCCTGCGAAATCGTGGCTTTCGATACTATCCAACAAGCGCGCGCTATTACTACATTACCCTTATTTGCCGCCGGGGGCATTTACCTGGATAACCTGAATCAGTTAGCAGACTTGCCTTTAAGCGGCATTGCGGTAGTATCGGGTATTATGGCCGCCCCCGACATAGCCGCTACCACCAAAAAATACGTGCAGGAATTAAAAAATTTAAAAAAATCATGA
- a CDS encoding AIR synthase family protein, with protein sequence MKAFGKITQSDFDDIFAARLGHARTEVSTGPGFGVDVALIDLPNNQAMAVTSDPLSLIPSLGLAESAWLSVHLMANDMATTGLAPQFGQFVLNLPPWLSPTDFQTYWNYIHQFCTDIKVAITGGHTGVIEGQNSTIAGGGTFITVGEKSKMLVSKNARVGDVILVTKQCAISSTAILAMSFPETVKAKLGTEVYQQACDLFYQTSSLPEALLAAQFNQETSLVSAMHDVTEGGVLGAVYEMAVASGNGVLIENFKIPVDIVQQEVCRLFSLDPRYCIGAGAMLLTVKKGSENEIISALTQQNILATVIGVMVDQTEGLQILEATGEKEPLIYQQKDPYWAAFFTALQNNWK encoded by the coding sequence ATGAAGGCTTTCGGCAAAATAACCCAATCCGATTTCGACGACATCTTTGCCGCCAGGCTGGGGCATGCGCGAACCGAGGTAAGTACCGGACCAGGCTTTGGGGTGGATGTGGCCCTTATTGATTTACCGAACAACCAGGCCATGGCGGTAACCAGCGATCCTTTGTCCCTGATTCCTTCGCTGGGATTAGCCGAATCAGCCTGGCTATCGGTGCACTTAATGGCGAACGATATGGCTACTACCGGATTGGCTCCCCAGTTCGGGCAATTTGTTTTAAACCTACCACCCTGGTTATCCCCTACCGACTTTCAGACTTACTGGAACTACATTCATCAGTTTTGCACCGACATAAAAGTAGCGATTACGGGTGGGCACACCGGCGTAATCGAAGGGCAAAACTCCACCATTGCGGGCGGTGGCACCTTTATTACCGTCGGCGAAAAAAGCAAAATGCTGGTTTCCAAAAACGCCCGCGTAGGAGATGTAATTCTGGTGACCAAGCAATGCGCTATTTCCTCCACCGCTATCCTGGCTATGAGCTTTCCGGAAACAGTAAAAGCCAAGCTGGGCACGGAAGTGTACCAGCAAGCCTGCGACTTATTCTATCAAACGTCTTCCTTACCCGAAGCCTTACTGGCCGCTCAATTTAACCAGGAAACCTCCCTAGTATCGGCGATGCACGACGTTACCGAAGGTGGCGTATTGGGCGCCGTTTACGAGATGGCCGTGGCTTCCGGCAACGGAGTACTCATCGAAAATTTTAAAATTCCGGTGGATATCGTGCAGCAGGAAGTATGCCGGCTCTTTTCGCTGGACCCGCGCTATTGCATTGGTGCCGGAGCCATGCTGCTAACCGTGAAAAAAGGTTCGGAAAACGAGATTATTTCCGCGCTGACGCAGCAAAACATTCTGGCAACAGTAATTGGCGTGATGGTGGACCAAACCGAAGGATTGCAGATACTAGAAGCAACCGGCGAAAAAGAACCGCTTATTTACCAGCAAAAAGACCCGTATTGGGCGGCTTTTTTTACCGCTTTACAAAACAACTGGAAGTAA
- a CDS encoding class I SAM-dependent methyltransferase produces the protein MEKQLTTPEIRNWQNRQEWFFNRDHTDTYELWYEGRYKRAEVWQKKVMEQLVSGDPRVKTLLEFGCGTTRFTRWWHQIGIEATGGDISPFMLGQALHLFKGDLVLADSHYMPFKNHTFDALAFITTFEYYKNPVQVIREAARVGKYGIAMGMMNRNTPKFFRRRIQQAFGKNPFYVTATFYTPATLTKIIQEALVGRDYSIQWTCTGLPKWFPVQQWHVPYGDFFGLYIKFNNVA, from the coding sequence ATGGAGAAGCAACTCACCACCCCCGAAATAAGAAACTGGCAAAACCGGCAGGAATGGTTCTTTAACCGCGACCACACCGATACCTACGAACTGTGGTACGAAGGCCGCTACAAACGCGCCGAAGTGTGGCAGAAAAAAGTAATGGAGCAACTGGTTTCCGGCGACCCGCGGGTGAAAACCTTACTGGAGTTTGGCTGCGGCACCACGCGCTTTACCCGCTGGTGGCACCAGATTGGCATTGAAGCGACCGGCGGCGACATTTCCCCGTTTATGCTGGGCCAGGCCTTGCATTTATTTAAAGGCGACCTGGTGCTGGCCGATTCGCATTACATGCCATTTAAAAACCACACCTTCGATGCCCTGGCTTTTATCACCACTTTTGAGTACTACAAAAACCCGGTGCAGGTAATCCGGGAAGCGGCCCGGGTGGGCAAATACGGCATTGCCATGGGCATGATGAACCGTAATACTCCCAAGTTTTTTCGGCGCCGGATACAACAGGCTTTCGGGAAGAACCCGTTTTACGTGACTGCTACTTTTTACACCCCGGCCACACTAACTAAAATTATTCAGGAGGCTTTAGTAGGCCGCGACTACTCCATCCAGTGGACTTGTACCGGCTTACCCAAATGGTTTCCGGTGCAGCAATGGCACGTACCCTACGGCGATTTCTTTGGCTTGTACATCAAATTCAACAACGTTGCATGA
- a CDS encoding NAD(P)/FAD-dependent oxidoreductase, translating into MTDAKNFDVIIVGGSYSGLAAAMSLGRALRRVLVLDSGKPCNQQTPHSHNFITQDGYTPKQIRTTAREQVAQYPTVVFQDGLAVSGVKTATGFAITTENQDQFTAKKLVFATGIKDQMLDIPGFAECWGISVIHCPYCHGYEVRNQKTGLLGNGDAGFEYVRLISNWTPDLTLFTNGPSTLTAEQTAKLKEHNIGIVETEIQSFPHDQGKIRSVVLQDQTEIPVTAFYARAPFVQHSTIPQALGCELNEQGLLKVDMMQKTTVSGVYASGDNATSMRSVASAVAAGTMAGAAVNRELIAEEF; encoded by the coding sequence ATGACAGACGCCAAAAACTTTGATGTTATAATTGTGGGCGGCAGCTACTCGGGTTTGGCCGCCGCTATGAGTTTAGGTCGCGCTTTGCGACGCGTATTAGTGTTGGATAGCGGCAAGCCTTGCAACCAGCAAACACCGCATTCGCATAACTTTATTACCCAGGATGGCTACACGCCCAAACAAATCCGGACGACGGCCCGGGAGCAGGTGGCCCAATACCCTACCGTGGTGTTCCAGGATGGTTTGGCGGTAAGCGGCGTTAAAACCGCAACTGGTTTTGCTATTACCACCGAAAATCAGGACCAGTTTACCGCTAAAAAGCTGGTTTTTGCCACCGGCATTAAAGACCAAATGTTAGATATCCCGGGCTTTGCCGAATGTTGGGGAATTTCCGTGATTCACTGCCCCTATTGCCACGGCTACGAAGTTCGGAACCAGAAAACCGGGTTACTTGGGAACGGCGATGCCGGTTTTGAATACGTCCGGTTAATTTCTAACTGGACGCCGGATTTAACGCTTTTCACAAACGGCCCATCTACCTTAACCGCCGAGCAAACCGCCAAACTAAAAGAACACAACATTGGTATTGTGGAAACCGAAATCCAAAGCTTCCCCCACGACCAAGGAAAAATCCGGAGCGTAGTATTACAAGACCAAACGGAGATTCCGGTAACTGCTTTTTACGCCCGTGCGCCATTTGTGCAACACAGCACCATTCCCCAGGCTTTAGGCTGTGAACTAAATGAACAAGGCCTGCTCAAAGTAGACATGATGCAGAAAACCACCGTCTCCGGCGTATACGCCAGCGGTGATAATGCCACTTCCATGCGCTCGGTTGCTAGTGCCGTAGCTGCCGGAACCATGGCCGGTGCCGCCGTAAATAGAGAATTGATTGCAGAAGAATTTTAA
- a CDS encoding Fur family transcriptional regulator: MKRRSTPSKQAILNILHSAQQALNQETIEQEVKGTMDRVTVYRILNRFCEEGHVHKIVSDDGKSYFALCHNCEEKKHRHNHFHFRCLKCQKVECLQEEVAINVPSGYQIENVNCLLTGYCKACA, from the coding sequence ATGAAGCGAAGAAGCACTCCCTCGAAGCAGGCAATTTTAAATATTTTGCATTCGGCCCAGCAAGCCTTAAATCAGGAAACCATTGAGCAGGAAGTAAAAGGCACCATGGATCGGGTTACGGTATATCGCATCCTGAACCGGTTCTGCGAAGAAGGGCACGTGCACAAAATAGTATCGGATGATGGTAAGTCTTACTTTGCCTTATGCCATAACTGCGAAGAGAAAAAGCACCGCCATAATCATTTTCATTTTAGGTGCTTAAAATGCCAGAAAGTAGAATGTTTGCAGGAAGAAGTAGCAATAAATGTCCCGAGCGGTTACCAGATCGAAAACGTGAATTGTCTGCTAACGGGCTATTGTAAGGCCTGCGCCTAG
- a CDS encoding TetR/AcrR family transcriptional regulator: MDKRERLLEAALHLFVEHGFHNTPTSKIAREAGIANGTLFYFFPTKDDLVTALYLELKNRMAQDIAGEIQNKDTLHDIMEAYYTASLNWALQHKTEFRFMEQFNSSPYLKQIAEEEIRRNKQPLLNLLQDGIKNQIIKPLDEEIILTLITGHAFSVNQYLITKQFEKPKQDQVIQLTFDLLWDMLT; encoded by the coding sequence ATGGATAAAAGAGAAAGATTGTTAGAAGCGGCGTTGCACCTTTTTGTGGAACATGGTTTCCATAACACCCCCACCAGTAAAATTGCCCGGGAAGCCGGCATTGCTAATGGTACCCTATTTTACTTTTTCCCGACCAAAGACGATCTGGTAACAGCGCTGTACCTGGAATTAAAAAACCGCATGGCCCAGGATATTGCCGGCGAAATCCAGAATAAGGATACCCTGCACGACATTATGGAGGCCTACTACACGGCTTCCTTAAACTGGGCGCTGCAACACAAAACGGAGTTCCGGTTCATGGAGCAATTCAACTCCTCGCCTTACCTCAAACAAATCGCCGAAGAAGAAATCAGAAGAAATAAACAACCCTTGCTGAACCTGTTGCAAGACGGCATTAAAAATCAGATAATCAAACCCCTGGATGAAGAGATTATTCTGACCTTAATTACCGGGCATGCCTTTAGCGTGAACCAGTATTTGATTACTAAACAATTCGAGAAACCCAAACAAGACCAGGTTATTCAACTCACCTTCGACCTGCTCTGGGATATGCTCACTTAA